Below is a window of Synechococcales cyanobacterium T60_A2020_003 DNA.
ACCATCGATCAGCACCTCGATTCCCCGTACCGTCATTTCAGCAACCAGCGCTTCAACGGGAAGGATCAGCCCAGTTTGACTGCTCACGTGATCGATGAGTAAGAGGCGCGTGGAGGGAGTCACTGCGTTCAGAATCGCGTCTATTACCTGGTCGGGAGAGGCAATGGGAAACGGAACCTCCGCCACGGTCACGATCGCCCCACTCCGAGCCGCGACAAACTCTAGGGCATTGCGGGAGGCGTTGTATTCGTGGTTGGTGGTTAGCAGTTCTTCCCCGGGCTGAAAGGAGAGCGATCGCAGCACGGTATTGATCCCCGTGGTCGCGTTGGGGACAAAGACCAAATCCTGAGTCTCCGCACCGACAAAGGTTGCGAGGTCTTGACGGGCGGCATCGAGCAGCGGTTCGTACTCATCTACGAAAAACCGAACCGGATCGCTTTCTAGCTGTTCCCGCAGGGTTTGCTGATAGGTCAACACCTCGCAGGGACAGGCACCAAACGAACCGTGGTTGAGGAATGTGACGTGGGGATCAAGGCTCCAGTGCGATCGCACCGTTTGAGGATCAATGACCATTGTCTAGGCTAAACCCGCTTGCAGATGGGGCAACAGGTCTGCAAAGGCCAGTCCTCGATGACTGATGCGGTGTTTGACATCAGCGGGCATTTCCGCGAAGGTCATGCCCTCGGAGGGAACGTAGAAAATGGGATCATAGCCAAATCCGCCTGTGCCAACCCTTTCGTACAAAATCTCGCCCGGACAGTTGCCCTCTGCCGTGACCGCAATCGACCCATCGGGACGGGCGATCGCCAACACGCAGATAAACTGGGCACTGCGGTTTGTCTCATCGCCCAATTCCCGCAACACCCGCTCGATCCCTGCCTGGGGCGTGGCTCCATAGCGAGCCGAATAGAGACC
It encodes the following:
- the rdgB gene encoding RdgB/HAM1 family non-canonical purine NTP pyrophosphatase, which codes for MMKLVVATGNPGKLVEMQSYLLDLPYELVLKPADLEIEETGTTFLENACLKASQVAQAVGEWAIADDSGLAVDALGGAPGLYSARYGATPQAGIERVLRELGDETNRSAQFICVLAIARPDGSIAVTAEGNCPGEILYERVGTGGFGYDPIFYVPSEGMTFAEMPADVKHRISHRGLAFADLLPHLQAGLA